Proteins encoded within one genomic window of Lycium ferocissimum isolate CSIRO_LF1 unplaced genomic scaffold, AGI_CSIRO_Lferr_CH_V1 ctg473, whole genome shotgun sequence:
- the LOC132044539 gene encoding uncharacterized protein LOC132044539: protein MDVQLHRWENKLGTLAVVGHLTPVEHYMRWYHQITRRLIGNQALRPSRDVGYLALAGQYEALLVAVQRLRILGLEHMPYPGLAGLAAEMVRISEDGIRQAGEIRRREEPVPEAEYQAAPGGGPGAPRGRGRAGRGRRARRGHGAAARGLGGGRHHLVDEANPIPEGVHGLVHPQPFQASGSSPGDSPTFTPALLLSEIPGSSSR, encoded by the exons ATGGATGTCCAGCTCCACCGTTGGGAGAACAAGTTAGGCACTTTAGCGGTGGTCGGCCATTTGACTCCCGTTGAGCATTACATGCGCTGGTATCATCAGATCACACGTCGATTGATCGGCAACCAAGCTTTGCGTCCCTCTAGAGATGTAGGATACTTAGCACTCGCGGGGCAGTacgaggcattg CTGGTGGCCGTACAGCGTTTACGCATCttggggttagagcatatgcctTATCCTGGGCTTGCGGGGCTTGCGGCGGAGATGGTACGGATATCGGAGGATGGTATCCGGCAGGCAGGCGAGATTAGGCGCAGGGAGGAGCCTGTTCCGGAGGCTGAGTATCAGGCAGCGCCAGGAGGAGGACCGGGTGCTCCCAGAGGAAGAGGTCGTGCTGGCAGAGGACGCCGTGCGCGTAGAGGTCACGGTGCTGCTGCTAGAGGACTTGGTGGTGGAAGACACCATCTGGTAGATGAGGCCAATCCCATTCCAGAGGGCGTTCACGGTCTAGTCCATCCGCAGCCGTTCCAGGCCAGTGGTAGCTCACCTGGGGACTCACCTACGTTTACGCCGGCGCTCTTACTTTCTGAGATACCCGGGTCGTCATCACGGTAG